The following coding sequences are from one Passer domesticus isolate bPasDom1 chromosome 11, bPasDom1.hap1, whole genome shotgun sequence window:
- the LOC135278568 gene encoding leucine-rich repeat-containing protein 70-like: MYQHFFFLFLLSFNPHKCQDQILGEDPYEMPKDYQEVYRGTKNDVKEIPKIAKPFVSEMIFVQTSITSISKGAFRYMPNLIKILFIGNKIKTVEPGAFDNLDKLRDLDISGASLEKLSVGTFQNLPSLQRLELRDSQLRSIPKGLFDGLESLGELSLHINAIPSLPEGIFDSLVNLTFLDLSRNRITALPVNAFSKLTQLQVLRLYENELQDLPEGLLDSQLELLELSLQSNRLRALPPMLLRSLPHLEKLLLDNNLIRVLPPQGFFGLNKLKLLTLGSNHIMELPCCLFDTMPHLRELDLGRNSLATLPEGIFVNLTSLGKLILSHNQLSALPRGVFTGLSKLLDLQLDTNQLSALDEEVFASLPNLKTLNLRKNQLESVPQGLLDPLKKLSSVYLSGNPWRCDCNLCYLHRWILGNREKVKLSTQVSCKSPPHLAGQEVTLLRDEHLICLGTLPFNSTLPQRTSTFLSRGAVSTAAPTMLSLASSPIRTLTTTLSPVATSVVLPTMPMEAAFTTLSPTKPSEVFVTVPPPAVLQKAFSTSPSTTNKLKTSTITPSTTSVTKSSTTTPSPAVLPETSITTPSPATVPRSFITTPSPNAFISTSSPAVLPETSTTTSSPTVLPKASTATPSSSAEMPKASITTPSSAVSTSAIVRLQSPRTTLPAPVLLSPASATTRVPASSLSGTTRQEPPAPSVPRERPATIPQGTPVTPLVSASSVALRPLPRTAALGTVPLASHSPSQRAPAPGREWGYSTTCDLCTAAPQQTPARAGTVLLPAPPIPTLSDSTSPSPASPPPTPSSHRAWGLSLWTSPWQCQLSLALGLAVLALQAACTLLGGVVAFLLHQDTRHHPGPPVRLLSLQALAAPGTPEPALAPP; the protein is encoded by the coding sequence ATGTaccagcatttctttttccttttcctcctgtctTTTAATCCCCATAAATGCCAAGATCAAATCCTGGGTGAAGATCCATATGAAATGCCCAAAGACTACCAGGAGGTCTATAGAGGGACAAAAAATGATGTCAAAGAGATCCCAAAGATTGCAAAGCCCTTTGTTTCTGAGATGATCTTTGTGCAAACCAGCATCACTTCTATAAGTAAAGGTGCCTTCAGGTACATGCCTAATCTGATTAAGATTTTGTTCATTGGCAACAAGATCAAGACTGTTGAACCTGGAGCCTTTGATAATTTGGACAAGTTGAGGGACTTGGACATCTCTGGTGCCTCATTAGAAAAACTATCTGTGGGCACTTTCCAAAACCTCCCAAGTTTacagaggctggagctgagaGACAGCCAGCTCAGATCCATCCCCAAAGGCCTGTTTGATGGGCTGGAAAGTTTGGGAGAGCTCTCCCTGCACATCAATGCAATCCCTTCTCTTCCAGAAGGCATTTTTGACTCTCTAGTCAATCTAACTTTTTTGGACCTGTCTAGAAACAGGATCACAGCTCTTCCTGTGAATGCCTTTAGCAAACTCACCCAGCTGCAAGTCCTCCGGCTGTATGAGAATGAGTTGCAGGACCTCCCAGAGGGTCTGCTAGACagtcagctggagctgctggagctcagcctcCAGAGcaacaggctcagggcactgccACCCATGCTTCTGAGGAGCCTGCCTCACCTGGAGAAACTCCTCTTGGACAACAACCTCATCAGGGTTCTCCCAcctcagggtttttttggtttaaaCAAACTGAAGTTGCTGACTCTGGGCTCAAACCACATTATGGAGCTCCCCTGCTGCCTTTTTGACACCATGCCACACTTGAGGGAGCTGGATCTGGGCAGGAACAGTTTGGCCACACTTCCAGAGGGCATCTTTGTCAACCTCACGTCCCTTGGCAAACTCATCTTGTCCCACAACCAGCTATCAGCCCTGCCAAGAGGCGTCTTCACTGGGCTCAGCAAGCTCTTGGACCTCCAGCTGGACACAAATCAGCTCTCTGCTCTGGATGAAGAGGTCTTTGCTTCTCTCCCAAATCTGAAAACCCTCAACCTTCGAAAGAACCAGCTGGAGAGTGTTCCCCAAGGACTCCTAGACCCTCTGAAGAAGCTCAGCTCAGTGTATCTGAGTGGTAACCCGTGGAGATGTGACTGCAACCTCTGCTACCTGCACCGCTGGATCCTGGGCAACAGGGAGAAGGTCAAATTGTCCACCCAAGTCTCCTGCAAGAGCCCACCCCACCTGGCAGGGCAAGAAGTAACACTGCTGAGGGATGAACACCTGATTTGCCTAGGTACTCTGCCATTTAACTCCACACTGCCACAAAGGACATCAACATTCCTGTCACGTGGAGCCGTGTCCACAGCAGCACCAACCATGCTGTCATTGGCATCCTCTCCTATCAGGACACTGACAACCACTCTTTCACCTGTGGCCACCTCTGTGGTGTTGCCAACCATGCCAATGGAGGCTGCCTTCACCACTCTGTCACCAACCAAGCCATCTGAGGTCTTTGTCACCGTCCCAccaccagctgtgctgcagaaggCCTTCAGCACCAGCCCATCAACAACCAACAAGCTCAAGACCTCCACCATCACCCCATCAACAACCAGCGTGACAAAGTCCTCCACCACCACCCCatctccagctgtgctgccagagaCTTCCATCACCACCCCATCACCAGCCACTGTGCCCAGGTCCTTCATCACCACCCCATCACCAAATGCCTTCATCAGCACCTCATCAccggctgtgctgccagagACCTCCACCACCACCTCATCACCAACTGTGCTGCCAAAGGCCTCCACTGCCACACCATCATCCTCAGCTGAGATGCCCAAGGCTTCCATCACCACCCCATCATCAGCTGTTTCAACTTCAGCCATCGTAAGGCTACAGTCTCCCAGGACCACCCTCCCAGCACCTGTGCTCCTCTCTCCAGCTTCTGCCACCACACGGGTGCCAGCAAGCTCACTGTCAGGCACCACCAGGCAGGAGCCTCCTGCTCCCTCAGTGCCCAGGGAGAGGCCAGCCACCATCCCACAGGGAACACCCGTGACCCCCCTTGTCTCAGCTTCCTCCGTGGCTCTCCGGCCCCTCCCCAGgactgctgctctgggcacagtcCCGCTGGCCTCACATTCACCATCGCAGCGTGCTCCTGCACcgggcagggaatggggctaTTCCACCACCTGTGACTTGtgcacagctgctccccagcagacTCCTGCCCGGGCAGGCACCGTCCTGCTCCCAGCGCCTCCCATCCCCACACTATCAGACAGCAcgagcccctctccagcctccccaCCCCCGACCCCCAGCAGCCATCGTGCCTGGGGCTTGTCCCTGTGGACCAGCccatggcagtgccagctgtccCTGGCCTTGGGGCTGGCCgtgctggcactgcaggctgcctgcaCACTGCTGGGGGGAGTGGTGGCCTTCCTCCTTCACCAGGACACCCGCCACCACCCCGGGCCACCTGTGAGGCTGCTGAGCCTTCAGGCTCTGGCTGCTCCGGGGAcccctgagccagccctggcaccacCTTGA